Proteins encoded together in one Geothermobacter hydrogeniphilus window:
- a CDS encoding Crp/Fnr family transcriptional regulator, translating into MGQATSFVCDGVCEERLCGRMKQELRFFNFMEDEDLDEVSHYFECRQVPAGQTLWKEGEPGTFVVFIINGRVELRKETEFKGRSVVVGIYGQGSIAGELCLLDHSPRTETAIALDHVDLIILTANHFEQMMTLHPELGNKLLRGMLLTVSRRLKKSFERLASIF; encoded by the coding sequence ATGGGACAAGCAACATCTTTTGTTTGTGACGGGGTCTGTGAAGAACGGCTCTGCGGACGCATGAAGCAGGAGTTGCGTTTTTTCAACTTCATGGAAGACGAAGACCTGGATGAGGTCAGCCATTATTTCGAATGTCGCCAGGTGCCGGCCGGACAGACCCTGTGGAAAGAAGGAGAACCGGGAACCTTCGTTGTCTTCATTATCAACGGCCGCGTCGAACTGCGCAAGGAAACGGAATTCAAAGGACGCAGCGTGGTCGTGGGAATTTACGGCCAGGGATCAATCGCCGGAGAGCTCTGCCTACTGGACCACAGCCCGCGGACCGAAACGGCCATCGCCCTCGACCATGTCGACCTGATTATTCTGACCGCCAACCACTTCGAGCAAATGATGACCCTTCATCCGGAACTGGGCAACAAGCTGCTGCGCGGCATGCTGCTGACCGTGTCCCGCAGATTGAAAAAATCGTTCGAACGACTCGCCTCCATTTTCTGA
- a CDS encoding cold-shock protein, giving the protein MAEGVVKWFNDAKGFGFIAQEGGPDVFVHFSSIQADGFKSLAEGDRVSFDITEGQKGPQAANVAKI; this is encoded by the coding sequence ATGGCAGAAGGTGTTGTGAAATGGTTCAATGATGCTAAAGGTTTCGGTTTTATTGCCCAGGAGGGTGGCCCTGATGTTTTTGTTCACTTCTCCTCCATCCAGGCCGATGGTTTCAAGTCCCTTGCCGAAGGGGACCGTGTTTCATTTGACATCACCGAAGGCCAGAAAGGCCCGCAGGCCGCGAACGTCGCCAAGATTTAA
- a CDS encoding MlaC/ttg2D family ABC transporter substrate-binding protein: MTVRHLCLLALLISLAWPLTASANTPKHDISGTVDNILVVLRNHELSAEQRREQLSNLIRQRFEFTVMSRSTLGKNWRKASTEQRQEFMKLFSDLLEATYIGRIESYTNEQVLYGEEKIRGKKALVKTLIKTKTVEIPIDYKLVKKENSWFVYDVVIEGVSLVRNFRSSYNSIIDREGFDGLFGKMRTKIAELRK, from the coding sequence ATGACTGTTCGACATCTTTGTCTGCTGGCGCTGCTGATCAGCCTGGCCTGGCCGTTGACGGCCAGTGCCAACACCCCGAAACACGACATATCCGGCACCGTGGACAATATTCTGGTGGTATTGCGCAACCATGAACTTTCCGCCGAACAACGCCGCGAGCAACTCAGCAACCTGATCCGGCAACGATTTGAATTCACCGTCATGTCGCGCAGCACCCTGGGTAAAAACTGGAGAAAAGCCAGCACGGAACAGCGGCAGGAATTCATGAAACTGTTCTCCGACCTGCTGGAAGCGACCTATATCGGTCGCATCGAAAGCTACACCAACGAGCAGGTTCTCTATGGCGAAGAAAAGATCCGCGGCAAGAAAGCCCTGGTTAAAACCCTGATCAAAACCAAGACGGTCGAGATCCCCATTGACTACAAACTGGTCAAAAAAGAAAACAGCTGGTTCGTCTATGACGTGGTCATCGAAGGGGTAAGCCTGGTCCGCAATTTCCGCAGCAGTTACAACAGCATCATCGACCGGGAGGGCTTTGACGGCCTGTTTGGTAAAATGCGGACAAAAATCGCCGAACTGCGCAAGTAG